Proteins co-encoded in one Streptomyces roseochromogenus subsp. oscitans DS 12.976 genomic window:
- a CDS encoding sensor histidine kinase encodes MTETTHTQTTPPGAAGRPRSPEFRLAADALRGLRQDLFQDAFAYRPLPRMGVDGPLTRRLSGSPRWYAGWTPHAVVAALGVMSMTLALSSSFDSGLFVLLCGLLALAPVLLTLVRPVGAFWFSLGASTVAAVLGRGGWSDWPWLPGSFLAHLVVLTVVALRTRPRTAASMWVMTAVYGFVFGNAFGGHRYDTNVTPMLFLSALILLIVAVWHIRREAAQEVTAQQTVTEHERSRRTLLEERTTIARELHDVVAHHMSVVAIQAEAAPYRVENPPEELEKAFATIRENAVAALTELRRVLGVVRAEDYAAPDAPQPTLADLDGLLANVREAGLTVEKAVTGAVRELPQGVELSAYRIVQEALSNTLRHAPGASARVEIGYVLGGLGLRIVNSPPPAPHLIKPSPGAGHGITGMRERVSMLNGEMTTGPTEDGGYELTVFLPVPTATVIEEDT; translated from the coding sequence GTGACCGAGACGACGCACACGCAGACGACACCGCCGGGCGCGGCCGGCCGGCCGCGCAGCCCGGAGTTCCGGCTCGCCGCGGACGCCCTGCGCGGCCTGCGGCAGGACCTGTTCCAGGACGCCTTCGCCTACCGCCCGCTGCCCCGCATGGGCGTCGACGGTCCGCTGACCCGCCGCCTGTCCGGCAGTCCGCGGTGGTATGCGGGCTGGACACCGCACGCGGTGGTGGCGGCCCTGGGTGTGATGTCGATGACGCTCGCCCTGTCGAGCTCCTTCGATTCCGGTCTCTTCGTCCTGCTGTGCGGGTTGCTGGCGCTGGCGCCGGTCCTGCTGACGCTGGTCCGTCCGGTGGGGGCGTTCTGGTTCTCGCTGGGCGCGAGCACGGTCGCGGCCGTGCTCGGCCGGGGCGGCTGGTCCGACTGGCCGTGGCTGCCGGGCAGCTTTCTGGCCCACCTGGTGGTGCTCACGGTCGTCGCACTGCGCACCCGCCCGCGCACCGCGGCCTCGATGTGGGTGATGACCGCGGTCTACGGCTTCGTCTTCGGCAACGCCTTCGGCGGGCACCGGTACGACACCAATGTCACCCCGATGCTGTTCCTGTCCGCCCTGATCCTGCTGATCGTCGCGGTCTGGCACATACGCCGGGAGGCCGCGCAGGAGGTGACCGCCCAGCAGACGGTCACCGAGCACGAGCGCTCCCGCCGCACCCTGCTGGAGGAGCGCACGACCATCGCCCGCGAGCTGCACGACGTGGTCGCCCATCACATGTCGGTGGTCGCCATCCAGGCGGAGGCCGCGCCCTACCGGGTGGAGAACCCGCCGGAGGAGCTGGAGAAGGCGTTCGCCACCATCCGGGAGAACGCGGTGGCGGCCCTGACCGAGCTGCGCCGGGTCCTCGGTGTCGTGCGCGCGGAGGACTACGCGGCGCCGGACGCCCCGCAGCCGACCCTGGCCGACCTGGACGGACTGCTCGCCAATGTGCGCGAGGCGGGCCTCACGGTGGAGAAGGCGGTGACCGGTGCGGTGCGCGAACTGCCGCAGGGTGTGGAGCTGTCGGCGTACCGCATAGTCCAGGAGGCCCTCAGCAACACCCTGCGACACGCACCGGGAGCGAGCGCCCGCGTGGAGATCGGCTATGTTCTGGGCGGCCTGGGCCTGCGCATAGTCAACTCCCCGCCGCCCGCCCCCCACCTGATAAAGCCCTCGCCGGGCGCCGGACACGGCATCACGGGCATGAGGGAACGCGTCTCGATGCTGAACGGCGAGATGACGACGGGCCCGACGGAGGACGGCGGTTACGAGCTGACGGTATTCCTTCCCGTACCGACCGCCACGGTGATCGAAGAGGACACATGA
- a CDS encoding acyltransferase family protein, which translates to MDALRALAILGVVLGHWLVTALVAQDGGLRTASPLQHLPWLAPVSWLFQTLAVFFLVGGQVATRSLASARSRGGTYGSWLRARLTRLLRPVAALLGLWSVAAVTLLLTGAPLSTIHTLLKLALSPLWFLLVFAALTAATPLVARLSPLWPLAVVLHVDVLRFGLHLGPSWLGWVNVAAGWLVPYTLGAAWARGELRGRRPAWVLLLGGTAATALLITCAGYPVSMVGVPGAAISNLNPPTLAAVTFGLAQCGLALLLRDRLRRAMARPLAWAATAFVNLSAMTIFLWHQTAMMATTATGLLAGRLPGLHTPPDSVAWVGSRLAWLPVFALALAVCWTAFRHHEQGPARARNRASHVVRRHVPPARSSRHA; encoded by the coding sequence ATCGACGCCCTCCGCGCCCTCGCGATACTCGGTGTCGTCCTCGGCCACTGGCTGGTCACGGCGCTGGTCGCGCAGGACGGCGGTCTGCGCACGGCGAGCCCGCTGCAGCACCTGCCCTGGCTGGCCCCGGTGTCCTGGCTCTTCCAGACGCTGGCCGTGTTCTTCCTGGTGGGCGGCCAGGTGGCGACGCGAAGCCTGGCCTCGGCCCGCAGTAGAGGTGGCACATACGGCTCCTGGCTACGCGCCCGTCTGACCCGCCTCCTCCGCCCGGTGGCCGCGCTGCTCGGTCTGTGGTCGGTGGCGGCCGTGACCCTCCTCCTCACCGGCGCACCCCTGTCCACGATCCACACGCTGCTCAAGCTGGCGCTGTCCCCGCTGTGGTTCCTGCTGGTCTTCGCCGCGCTGACGGCCGCCACCCCCCTGGTCGCGCGCCTCAGCCCCCTCTGGCCGCTCGCCGTCGTCCTCCACGTGGACGTCCTCCGCTTCGGCCTGCACCTCGGCCCGTCCTGGCTCGGCTGGGTGAACGTGGCGGCGGGCTGGCTGGTCCCGTACACCCTGGGCGCCGCCTGGGCCCGGGGCGAGCTGCGCGGCCGCCGCCCGGCCTGGGTCCTGCTGCTCGGCGGTACGGCGGCCACGGCCCTGCTGATCACCTGCGCGGGCTACCCGGTGTCCATGGTCGGCGTCCCCGGCGCGGCGATCTCCAACCTCAACCCGCCGACCCTGGCGGCCGTCACCTTCGGCCTGGCCCAGTGCGGCCTCGCCCTCCTGCTCCGCGACCGCCTGCGCCGCGCGATGGCCCGGCCCCTGGCCTGGGCGGCGACGGCTTTCGTCAACCTCTCCGCGATGACCATCTTCCTGTGGCACCAGACGGCCATGATGGCGACCACGGCGACCGGCCTGCTGGCCGGCCGGCTGCCAGGCCTGCACACCCCACCGGACTCCGTCGCCTGGGTGGGGTCTCGCCTCGCCTGGCTTCCCGTCTTCGCGTTGGCCCTCGCCGTGTGCTGGACGGCGTTCCGGCACCACGAGCAGGGCCCCGCCCGAGCCCGGAACCGAGCGTCGCACGTGGTCCGCCGCCATGTGCCACCGGCGAGGTCCTCGCGCCATGCCTAG
- a CDS encoding alpha/beta hydrolase, with protein MGNHIQIPPKAPHTTRTHRWRRTLLAAFLTAAIAAPLSGAARPQIPAPTPAALPLLTATTLHTTYEANRANATQAAQMAATHGDPHRAAADQALAAPSRNLLTFDGRGTGQATEVLGDLAHAGHIAVLVPGSDTSLDTYARFHQAAAALYTDLTHRAPHGTTVAVIAWLGYEPPATVSTAVTTTTRADEAAPHLRAFIRHLRAATPPQAHISLLCHSYGTVVCGRAAPGLDADDIVLVGSPGTGADSAAALHTHARIWAARGSGDWIRHVPHTSADLFGTTIGFGTDPVSRAFGARVFDAADADHSGYFTPGSASLANLARITLGETSEVTRA; from the coding sequence GTGGGAAACCACATCCAAATCCCGCCGAAGGCGCCCCACACCACCCGCACTCACAGATGGCGCCGCACCCTACTCGCCGCCTTCCTCACCGCAGCCATCGCCGCCCCCCTCTCCGGCGCAGCACGCCCCCAGATCCCCGCCCCCACCCCCGCAGCGCTCCCCCTGCTCACAGCCACCACCCTCCACACCACCTACGAGGCCAACCGAGCCAACGCCACCCAGGCCGCCCAGATGGCCGCCACCCACGGCGACCCCCACCGCGCCGCCGCCGACCAGGCCCTCGCCGCCCCGTCCCGAAACCTCCTCACCTTCGACGGCCGAGGCACCGGCCAGGCCACGGAGGTCCTCGGCGACCTCGCCCACGCCGGCCACATCGCGGTCCTGGTCCCCGGCTCGGACACCTCCCTGGACACCTACGCCCGCTTCCACCAGGCGGCTGCGGCCCTGTACACGGACCTCACCCACCGCGCACCCCACGGCACCACGGTCGCCGTCATAGCCTGGCTCGGCTACGAACCCCCGGCCACGGTCAGCACCGCGGTCACGACGACCACCCGCGCCGACGAAGCCGCCCCCCACCTGCGCGCCTTCATACGTCACCTGCGCGCCGCGACCCCGCCACAGGCACACATATCCCTGCTCTGCCACTCGTACGGCACGGTGGTCTGCGGCCGCGCCGCCCCCGGCCTGGACGCGGACGACATCGTCCTCGTCGGCAGCCCCGGCACCGGCGCGGACTCGGCCGCGGCCCTGCACACCCACGCCCGGATCTGGGCGGCCCGCGGCAGCGGCGACTGGATCCGGCACGTCCCGCACACCAGCGCGGACCTCTTCGGCACCACCATCGGCTTCGGCACCGACCCGGTCTCCCGCGCCTTCGGCGCCCGGGTCTTCGACGCGGCCGACGCCGACCACAGCGGCTACTTCACCCCGGGCTCGGCCTCCCTCGCCAACCTGGCCCGGATCACCCTCGGCGAGACCTCGGAGGTGACCCGTGCCTGA
- a CDS encoding tryptophan 2,3-dioxygenase family protein, which yields MSQQAQPPLQAAEPEAPHLAQNPDGTLDPNLDFAGTTPYEDYVRADVLTHLQHTLSDDPGEMVFLVTTQVMELWFTVIVHEWETAANALRSDDVPTAVAALKRSVRELEALNASWKPLGQLTPAQFNSYRSALGEGSGFQSAMYRRMEFLLGEKSASMLVPHRGAPRAHAELEKALHEPSLYDEVVHLLARRGHAIPESVLNRDVSQRYDADDAVEAAWTAIYSADQDGELARLGEALTDVAELVWRWRNDHLVATRRAMGAKAGTGGSAGVAWLEKRARKNVFPELWTARSHV from the coding sequence ATGTCCCAACAGGCTCAACCCCCTCTCCAGGCCGCTGAGCCCGAGGCCCCGCATCTCGCACAGAACCCCGACGGCACGCTCGACCCGAACCTCGACTTCGCGGGTACGACGCCGTACGAGGACTACGTCAGAGCGGATGTGCTCACCCACCTCCAGCACACCCTCTCCGACGACCCCGGAGAGATGGTCTTCCTGGTCACCACTCAGGTCATGGAACTGTGGTTCACCGTGATCGTGCACGAGTGGGAGACCGCCGCGAACGCCCTCCGCTCGGACGACGTCCCGACCGCCGTCGCCGCCCTCAAGCGCTCCGTACGGGAACTGGAGGCCCTGAACGCCTCCTGGAAGCCGCTCGGCCAGCTCACCCCCGCCCAGTTCAACTCCTACCGCTCCGCCCTCGGCGAGGGCTCCGGCTTCCAGTCGGCGATGTACCGCCGGATGGAGTTCCTGCTCGGCGAGAAGTCCGCGTCCATGCTCGTCCCGCACCGCGGCGCCCCGCGCGCCCACGCGGAACTGGAGAAGGCGCTGCACGAGCCGAGCCTGTACGACGAGGTCGTCCACCTCCTCGCGCGCCGTGGCCACGCGATCCCCGAGTCCGTCCTGAACCGGGACGTCTCCCAGCGCTACGACGCCGACGACGCCGTCGAGGCAGCCTGGACCGCGATCTACTCCGCCGACCAGGACGGCGAACTCGCCCGTCTGGGCGAGGCGTTGACCGACGTCGCCGAACTGGTCTGGCGCTGGCGCAACGACCACCTGGTCGCCACCCGGCGCGCGATGGGCGCCAAGGCCGGCACGGGCGGCTCGGCCGGCGTGGCCTGGCTGGAGAAGCGCGCCCGCAAGAACGTGTTCCCGGAGCTGTGGACGGCGAGGTCCCATGTCTGA
- a CDS encoding response regulator — translation MTSGAGTIRVLIADDQQMVRQGFTVLLNTQPDIEVIGQAVDGLDAIARTAELAPDVVLMDIRMPELGGIEATRRITVEHPAVKVLVLTTFDLDEYVYEALRAGASGFLLKDASADKLAEAVRVVAAGDALLAPGITRRLIAEFSRLDGSRRAPLKQRVGDLTERETEVLALIAQGLSNAEIAEQLVVAEQTVKTHVGRILVKLGLRDRTQAAVFAYESGLVRPGGR, via the coding sequence ATGACGAGCGGCGCCGGCACCATCCGCGTACTGATCGCCGACGACCAGCAGATGGTCCGGCAGGGCTTCACCGTGCTGCTCAACACCCAGCCCGACATCGAGGTGATCGGGCAGGCGGTGGACGGTCTGGACGCGATCGCCCGGACCGCCGAGCTGGCGCCGGACGTGGTGCTGATGGACATCCGGATGCCCGAACTCGGCGGCATCGAGGCGACCCGCCGGATCACCGTGGAGCATCCCGCCGTGAAGGTGCTGGTGCTGACCACGTTCGACCTGGACGAGTACGTGTACGAGGCGCTGCGGGCCGGGGCCTCCGGCTTTCTGCTCAAGGACGCCTCCGCGGACAAGCTCGCCGAGGCGGTACGGGTCGTGGCCGCGGGCGACGCCCTGCTCGCACCCGGCATCACCCGCCGTCTCATCGCCGAGTTCTCCCGTCTGGACGGCAGCCGCCGGGCCCCGCTCAAGCAGCGCGTCGGCGACCTGACCGAACGGGAGACGGAGGTGCTGGCGCTGATCGCGCAGGGCCTGTCGAACGCGGAGATCGCCGAGCAGCTGGTGGTGGCCGAGCAGACCGTGAAGACGCACGTGGGCCGCATCCTGGTGAAGCTGGGGCTCAGGGACCGTACCCAGGCTGCCGTCTTCGCCTACGAGTCCGGCCTGGTCCGCCCCGGCGGCCGCTGA
- the kynU gene encoding kynureninase, producing MSELALQAEKLDAADDLAPLRNRFVLDDVVYLDGNSLGALPAHVPDRVADVVRRQWGELRIRSWDESGWWTAPERIGDRIAPLVGAAAGQIVVGDSTSVNVFKALVAAVRMSDETRTKTRTKTRTKTRTKTRTEILVDATTFPTDGYIAESAARMTGRTLRAVTPEEVPAALSDRTAAVLLNHVDYRTGRLHDLPSLTAAIHEAGALSVWDLCHSAGALEVGLDEHGVDLAVGCTYKYLNGGPGSPAYLYVRRDLQPRFDSPLPGWNSHTDPFGMSPSYTPAPGALRGRVGTPDILSMLALEAALEIWDDVSISTVRTKSLALTDFFLRCVRAYTEPGRVESVTPERHGERGSQIALRCPDAGEVMRRLITRGVVGDFRHPDILRFGFTPLYVTFTDTERAARILSEELA from the coding sequence ATGTCTGAACTGGCGCTGCAGGCAGAGAAGCTGGACGCGGCGGACGACCTGGCCCCGCTCAGGAACCGCTTCGTCCTCGACGACGTTGTCTACCTGGACGGCAACTCGCTCGGCGCGCTCCCCGCCCACGTTCCCGACCGCGTGGCCGACGTGGTGCGCCGCCAGTGGGGCGAACTGCGCATCCGCTCCTGGGACGAGAGCGGCTGGTGGACCGCGCCCGAGCGGATCGGCGACCGGATCGCCCCACTGGTCGGCGCGGCGGCCGGACAGATCGTCGTGGGCGACTCCACAAGTGTCAACGTTTTCAAGGCACTTGTGGCGGCGGTACGGATGTCGGACGAGACCCGGACCAAGACCCGGACCAAGACCCGGACCAAGACCCGGACCAAGACCCGGACCGAGATCCTGGTCGATGCGACGACCTTCCCCACAGACGGCTACATCGCCGAGTCGGCGGCCCGTATGACCGGCCGCACCCTGCGCGCGGTGACGCCGGAGGAGGTTCCGGCCGCCCTGAGCGACCGTACGGCGGCCGTACTGCTGAACCACGTCGACTACCGCACCGGCCGCCTGCACGACCTGCCGTCCCTGACGGCCGCGATCCACGAGGCCGGAGCTCTGTCCGTCTGGGACCTGTGCCACAGCGCGGGCGCGCTGGAGGTGGGCCTGGACGAGCACGGGGTCGACCTGGCGGTCGGCTGCACCTACAAGTACCTGAACGGCGGCCCGGGTTCACCGGCGTACCTGTACGTCCGCAGGGACCTGCAACCCCGCTTCGACTCGCCCCTGCCCGGCTGGAACTCCCACACCGACCCCTTCGGCATGAGCCCGTCCTACACCCCCGCACCGGGCGCCCTGCGCGGCCGCGTGGGCACCCCGGACATCCTCTCCATGCTGGCCCTGGAGGCGGCGCTGGAGATCTGGGACGACGTCTCGATCTCCACCGTCCGCACCAAGTCCCTCGCCCTGACGGACTTCTTCCTGCGCTGCGTGCGGGCGTACACCGAGCCGGGCCGCGTCGAGTCGGTGACCCCCGAGCGCCACGGGGAGCGCGGCAGCCAGATCGCCCTGCGCTGCCCGGACGCCGGCGAGGTGATGCGACGCCTGATCACCCGAGGGGTCGTGGGCGACTTCCGCCACCCTGACATCCTCCGTTTCGGCTTCACCCCGCTGTACGTGACCTTCACCGACACGGAACGAGCGGCCAGGATCCTGAGCGAGGAATTGGCGTAG
- a CDS encoding cytochrome P450: MAGSTDPSFDPWDPAFLADPYPAYAELRARGRVIRYEATDQWLIPHHADVSALLRDRRLGRTYQHRFSHEEFGRSAPSPEHEPFHTLNDHGMLDLEPPDHTRIRRLVSKAFTPRTVERLQPYVQDLASDLVAGLVRDGGGDLLTDVAEPLPVAVIAEMLGIPEGDRGQLRPWSADICGMYELNPSEETAAKAVRASVEFSEFLRELIAARRKEPGEDLISGLIAAHDEDDDRLTEQEMISTAVLLLNAGHEATVNATVNGWWALFRNPAQLAALRADHALVLSAIEELMRYDTPLQLFERWVLDDIEIDGTTIPRGAEIAMLFGSANHDPAVFTDPDRLDLTRTDNPHISFSAGIHYCIGAPLARVELAASMTALLQQAPTLALAAEPERKPNFVIRGLQGLSVEVR, encoded by the coding sequence ATGGCTGGTTCCACTGACCCGAGCTTCGACCCCTGGGACCCGGCGTTCCTCGCCGACCCGTACCCGGCCTATGCCGAGCTGCGGGCTCGGGGCAGGGTGATCCGGTACGAGGCGACCGACCAGTGGCTGATCCCGCACCACGCGGACGTCTCGGCGCTGTTGCGGGACCGGCGGCTGGGGCGGACGTATCAGCACCGGTTCTCGCACGAGGAGTTCGGCCGGAGCGCGCCTTCGCCGGAGCATGAGCCGTTCCACACGCTCAACGACCACGGGATGCTTGACCTGGAGCCGCCGGACCACACCCGGATCCGGCGCCTGGTGTCGAAGGCGTTCACACCGCGCACGGTGGAGCGGCTGCAGCCGTATGTCCAGGACCTGGCAAGCGACTTGGTGGCCGGGCTGGTCCGCGACGGCGGTGGCGATCTCCTCACCGATGTGGCGGAGCCGCTGCCGGTGGCGGTGATCGCCGAGATGCTGGGCATTCCGGAGGGGGACCGAGGGCAGTTGCGGCCTTGGTCGGCCGACATCTGCGGGATGTATGAGCTGAACCCGTCCGAGGAGACGGCCGCGAAGGCGGTGCGGGCCTCGGTGGAGTTCTCGGAGTTCCTGCGGGAGCTGATCGCCGCGCGGCGCAAGGAGCCGGGGGAGGACTTGATCTCCGGGCTGATCGCGGCGCACGACGAGGACGACGACCGGCTGACCGAGCAGGAGATGATCTCCACGGCGGTGCTGCTGCTCAACGCGGGGCACGAGGCCACGGTGAACGCCACGGTCAACGGCTGGTGGGCGCTGTTCCGCAACCCCGCCCAGCTCGCCGCCCTCCGCGCCGACCACGCGCTCGTCCTCTCGGCGATCGAGGAGCTGATGCGTTACGACACCCCGCTGCAGCTCTTCGAACGCTGGGTGCTGGACGACATCGAGATCGACGGTACGACGATCCCGAGGGGTGCGGAGATCGCCATGCTCTTCGGTTCCGCCAATCACGACCCGGCCGTCTTCACCGACCCCGACCGCCTGGACCTGACCCGCACCGACAACCCGCACATCTCCTTCAGCGCGGGCATCCACTACTGCATCGGCGCACCCCTGGCCCGTGTCGAGCTGGCCGCCTCGATGACAGCTCTCCTCCAACAGGCCCCCACCCTGGCCCTGGCGGCGGAGCCGGAGCGCAAGCCGAACTTCGTGATCCGGGGGCTGCAGGGGCTGAGCGTCGAGGTGAGGTGA
- a CDS encoding response regulator → MTIRVLIADDQMMVREGFSVLLNAMPDIEVVGEAVNGREAVERVRELAPDVVLMDIRMPELNGIEATRAIVAADDGAKVLVLTTFDLDEYVYQALRAGASGFLLKDASARQLADGVRVVASGEALLAPSVTRRLITEFSRLAEIPRLMPAAQGSYGELTERETEVLVLIAQGLSNAEIAERLVVAESTIKTHVSRILVKLGLRDRTQAAVFAYEARLVTPG, encoded by the coding sequence ATGACCATCCGCGTACTGATAGCCGACGACCAGATGATGGTGCGTGAGGGCTTCTCGGTCCTGCTGAACGCGATGCCGGACATCGAGGTCGTCGGCGAGGCCGTCAACGGAAGGGAGGCGGTGGAACGGGTCCGTGAACTCGCTCCGGACGTCGTTCTGATGGACATCCGGATGCCGGAGCTGAACGGCATCGAGGCGACTCGCGCGATAGTCGCCGCGGACGACGGGGCGAAGGTACTGGTCCTGACGACGTTCGACCTGGACGAGTACGTGTACCAGGCGCTGCGGGCGGGAGCCTCCGGCTTCCTGCTGAAGGACGCCTCGGCGCGCCAACTGGCGGACGGTGTCCGGGTGGTGGCGTCGGGCGAGGCCCTCCTGGCCCCCTCGGTCACCAGACGCCTGATCACGGAGTTCTCCCGCCTGGCGGAGATCCCGCGCCTGATGCCGGCGGCCCAGGGGTCCTACGGCGAGCTGACGGAACGGGAGACGGAGGTGCTGGTCCTGATCGCCCAGGGCCTGTCGAACGCGGAGATCGCCGAGCGGCTGGTGGTGGCGGAGTCGACGATCAAGACCCATGTGAGCCGCATCCTGGTGAAGCTGGGCCTCAGAGACCGCACCCAGGCAGCGGTGTTCGCCTACGAGGCCCGCCTGGTGACACCGGGCTGA
- a CDS encoding alpha/beta hydrolase family protein, with protein sequence MPDDAAAARAAAEEESAFSHPLFDPDVTSTYGGHPDQVIDFYAPRTAPDSLAPLVVVLHGGAWRARYDRRHITPFADYLARRGFAVANVEYRRGGAPLIPDQNRGDHGKGDQDKADQHTGAEATPPDAEAGAEATPPAGRWPDTFDDVAAALDALPALVREALPQADPRRTVLTGHSAGGHLALWAAARHVLPADSPWRTGRPAPLRGVVALAPIADFEVAEKLDVCGHASLQLLGGHDTFAQRRPYADPVLLLPTGIATTLVQGRTDLVVPHTVAESYADAAAKAGEVVGLTLLEDVGHFPLIDPAADACAVVAEEIAQLAW encoded by the coding sequence ATGCCGGACGACGCCGCAGCTGCCCGCGCTGCCGCCGAAGAGGAGTCGGCCTTCTCACACCCTTTGTTCGACCCCGACGTCACCTCCACATACGGCGGCCACCCCGACCAGGTGATCGACTTCTACGCCCCCCGAACCGCCCCGGACTCCCTCGCTCCCCTGGTGGTCGTTCTGCATGGCGGCGCCTGGCGGGCCCGCTACGACCGCCGCCACATCACACCGTTCGCGGACTATCTGGCCCGTAGGGGCTTCGCGGTGGCCAACGTCGAGTACCGACGCGGCGGCGCCCCCTTGATCCCCGACCAGAACAGGGGCGACCACGGCAAGGGTGACCAGGACAAGGCCGATCAGCACACGGGCGCGGAAGCCACCCCTCCGGACGCCGAAGCCGGAGCCGAAGCCACGCCTCCGGCCGGCCGCTGGCCAGACACCTTCGACGACGTCGCGGCCGCCCTGGACGCGCTGCCCGCCCTGGTCCGCGAGGCGCTCCCGCAGGCCGACCCGCGCCGTACCGTTCTCACCGGCCACTCCGCCGGCGGTCACCTCGCCCTGTGGGCCGCGGCCCGCCACGTCCTGCCTGCGGACTCCCCCTGGCGCACCGGCCGCCCGGCCCCGCTGCGCGGTGTCGTCGCCCTCGCCCCGATCGCGGACTTCGAGGTGGCGGAGAAGCTGGACGTCTGCGGCCACGCGAGCCTGCAACTCCTGGGCGGCCACGACACGTTCGCCCAGCGCCGCCCCTACGCCGACCCCGTCCTCCTCCTCCCGACGGGCATCGCGACGACACTCGTCCAGGGGCGTACGGACCTGGTGGTACCGCATACGGTGGCCGAGTCGTACGCGGACGCGGCGGCGAAGGCGGGCGAGGTGGTGGGCCTGACGCTGCTGGAGGATGTCGGCCACTTCCCGCTGATCGACCCGGCGGCGGACGCGTGCGCGGTGGTGGCGGAGGAGATCGCCCAACTGGCGTGGTGA
- a CDS encoding sensor histidine kinase — protein MSADPEKPTGRPGCPGDAGRATSPASRTPSEAETGTETEAEPALATPSRAARLRAWLGENPSPQAPPFSKYRWLRLLTYLLISWLALGIALAGAEELSNSYGFTPAVAFLSTFLQAGAVILALWRPVPAWALSLAAATATALLARQNLASLVLLSPNWPWPAPILLAHMAVFLLLALRVRPRGTLAAFAVTALTTYVVEGGIGAQKYSPTGPVAVALFAVAAIIGAALRSRSEARTELVQQATITAEERARRTLLEERSRIARELHDVVAHHMSVISIQAQVAPHLVENPSEELKENLAGIRNNALEALTELRRVLGVLRAESPDEPEAVEDSARLPAPGTGPAPDAPQPNLARLDALLENTRAAGLDVVKAEEGDARGYSPGVELSAYRIVQEALSNVLRHAPGAKVRVDIAHLPNGIYLSVSNSRPSRPVPPSQGSGHGLLGMRERAAMLGGQVEAKPTRHGGFLVTAFLPRGGAPEPTEPGPTDPAPPALP, from the coding sequence ATGTCCGCGGACCCCGAGAAGCCGACCGGTCGTCCCGGCTGTCCCGGTGACGCCGGCCGCGCGACCTCACCCGCCTCCCGGACCCCGTCCGAGGCCGAAACCGGAACCGAGACCGAGGCCGAGCCCGCCCTGGCCACCCCTTCCCGTGCCGCCCGCCTCCGCGCCTGGCTGGGTGAGAACCCCTCCCCCCAGGCACCCCCCTTCTCCAAGTACCGCTGGCTGCGTCTCCTCACCTACCTGCTCATCAGCTGGCTGGCCCTCGGCATCGCCCTGGCCGGCGCCGAGGAGCTGTCCAACAGCTACGGCTTCACCCCCGCTGTGGCCTTCCTGAGCACCTTCCTGCAGGCCGGTGCCGTCATCCTGGCTCTGTGGCGCCCGGTTCCGGCCTGGGCCCTGTCCCTGGCGGCCGCCACGGCCACTGCGCTGCTGGCCCGCCAGAACCTGGCCTCTCTCGTGCTGCTGAGCCCCAACTGGCCCTGGCCGGCGCCCATTCTGCTCGCCCACATGGCCGTGTTCCTGCTCCTCGCCCTGCGCGTCCGCCCCCGCGGCACCCTCGCGGCGTTCGCCGTGACCGCTCTGACGACCTACGTCGTCGAAGGAGGCATCGGAGCGCAGAAGTACTCCCCGACGGGCCCCGTCGCCGTCGCTCTGTTCGCCGTCGCCGCCATCATCGGCGCCGCCCTGCGCAGCCGGAGCGAGGCCCGTACCGAACTGGTCCAGCAGGCGACGATCACCGCGGAGGAGCGGGCCCGTCGCACCCTCCTGGAGGAGCGCAGCCGTATCGCCCGGGAGCTGCACGACGTGGTCGCCCACCACATGTCGGTGATCTCCATCCAGGCCCAGGTGGCGCCCCACCTGGTGGAGAATCCCTCGGAGGAGCTGAAGGAGAACCTCGCGGGCATCCGCAACAACGCCCTGGAGGCCCTGACCGAGCTGCGGCGCGTGCTCGGCGTGCTGCGTGCCGAGAGCCCGGACGAACCGGAGGCCGTCGAGGACTCCGCTCGGCTGCCCGCGCCCGGCACCGGCCCGGCCCCCGACGCCCCGCAGCCGAACCTCGCCCGTCTGGACGCCTTGCTGGAGAACACCAGGGCGGCCGGCCTGGACGTGGTGAAGGCCGAGGAGGGGGATGCGCGCGGTTATTCGCCGGGGGTGGAACTGTCCGCGTACCGGATCGTCCAGGAGGCCCTGAGCAACGTCCTGCGGCACGCGCCGGGTGCGAAGGTCCGCGTGGACATCGCCCACCTGCCCAACGGGATATACCTGAGTGTCAGCAACTCCCGTCCCAGCCGTCCGGTGCCACCGTCCCAGGGCAGCGGTCACGGCCTGCTGGGGATGCGGGAGCGCGCGGCGATGCTGGGCGGGCAGGTCGAGGCGAAACCGACCCGGCACGGTGGCTTCCTGGTGACGGCGTTCCTTCCCCGAGGGGGCGCCCCCGAACCGACCGAGCCCGGACCGACCGACCCCGCACCTCCCGCGCTGCCCTGA